From the Pirellulales bacterium genome, the window TCTCCGCTCAGCTTCGACCAGGGGCTCAGCTCTTCGGTCCACGCACGGATGCCTTCGGGCACAACTTCCCGCACCAGGTCGCGGCCGACCAGTCCGGGACTTGCCTGGGCCTTGGCCACCAGGCTGCGGTCGTCGAGATCGACGGTCGACAGGACGCCTTTCATGACCCCTCGCGTGCGAAGCCGCCGCACCAAGGCCCGTGTGTCGATGCCGGCCAGCCCCACTACGCCGGCCGCCGCCAGATAATCATGCAAGTTGCCCGAAGCTCGGAAGTTGCTCGTTTGCCGGCTCAACTCGCGCACTACGAAGCCGGCGAGATGCGGACGCTGGCTCTCGACGTCTTCGCAGTTGACCCCGTAGTTGCCGATTTCGGGATAGGTCATCGTGACAATTTGCCCGCGATAGCTGGGATCGGTGACGATTTCCTGGTAGCCGGTCATCGACGTGTTGAAGCAGACTTCGCCATCGACTTCGCCGGCGGCGCCAAAGGAGACGCCGGCGTAAACAGTTCCGTCTTCGAGTGCGAGCTTGGCAGGTTGGGTCATGGTTCCGGATCTGCGGGCAGGGCGGCGGTGCTTAAAGTCGTCCAGTGGAGTTGCCCGATAGCTGTTTACGGCTGTGGGTCTCCGGGCGAAGCAAACCACGGTTTGCCAGTCCGGACAGCCTCTGATGAGGGCCCTTGTACCGGCGAACAAGGGCCCTCAGTTTTTTTCTCCGCGCGACAAAAGTATACCCAGCCGGTCGGGCCGGGAAAAGTGGCGGCTTCGGGCCGGTCCCCGTAGCCCTTTCACTCCGCGAGACCCGTGGTTTCTACTCGCCGGCGCCACGCAACCGAAGCACCGCTTCGATCGCGAGCTTGTCCGGATCGTCGGCCATGCGAAGCACAAACCGGTCGAGCTGAGCGAGCAGATCGAGCAAGGCTTGCACGGCGGTTTCCGCTTCGGGGCGGCTGTGTCCTTGGCCGAGCATGTTTTGAGTGATCAACAGCTCTTGATTGTCGGCCAAAATGGCGGCCAGCGGCGCGGCCTCGATGGTGAAAGCCGTGTTGTCCTTCAGCGCGGCGGCCGTTCCGCCCGGTTTCAACGCATCGACGACCTGCCGCACGATTCCGACCGTCGAGCCAAGCACAAAATGATCGTCGATTCGGGCGCAGGCCGGGCCAAAGTTGTACTGCACGGGAGCCTTGTCCTTGGCCACCTTCGCGTTGTGCAGATACGCCGACTTGGAGATCGTCGTGCCTCGATACTCTTCGGTCGACAACAGCAACTGCGGCTTGCCCTGCTGTGCTCCCGTGATATTGACGATGCCGATGATCTTTTGATAGGCCATCAGCAGTTCGGGGGCGAAGTCGTCGGGGTGCTTGAGTTTGAACACCAGGCCGAAGGCCGGCAGCTTCAAGGCGGGCGTCGGTTTGTCGGCCCCATATTCCTGCCTAGCAACGATCAATTGCACGGGCGCGTCGAGCTCGCCGAGCACCTCCGGACCAAAATCGCGGCCGGAGAAGAACAGCCCGAACTGCGTGTCGGCCTGGGCGAACCTGGCAACGACCGTTTCGTCGAACAACTCGTCGCGGGCCAGCCACAGACCCGCCAAGTCGCGGAACATGGTGAAGGCGCCGATCGTGCCCGGCGGCATGAGCGCCGTTTCGTCGGCTTGGCGGGCAAAGAACCACGCCCGTGAAGCGCTCGTGGTCGAAGCCTGACGCGGCAGCTCCGTCCGCAGCCGCAAAGTATCGGCGTCATAGCTGACCGACGACGTCACGTAGGGGGCTTGCTTGATCGCTTCGATCACGCCGGCCAGCAACAGTTCGATCAGCGGATTGTCGGACCGTTTATTCAGCGCCTGTTGCACGTGGGCGTCTTGACGAAGGGCGGCGAGATTGAGCCACGACCAGCCGAGGGCCCCGGCAGGCTGCTTCGACCGGCACTGCGCGAACTCGGCGTTGGCGGCCAGATTCTTCGCGGCGGGGTCGCGATAACGGTCGATCGCCGACTTCAGAACCTCCGACTTGTTGCTGATGAGGAGTAGGTCGTCGACGACGACGTGCATTGCGTCGCCACCGAAGCTCCAG encodes:
- a CDS encoding DUF3352 domain-containing protein, with the protein product MRRRFALLLVCLVGLCDSVARGQATDAAKLAPETAVWYAELANPGPLLDFALASKTRKLLENVEGYQKYLRSDQYQQLQAVVGVLETRLGTTWEAAVRDLLGGGVSANFDPATQSGLIAIRSRNPGLLAKLNGTLAELIEADAKMNGRPSPVKSKEYQGFTGWSFGGDAMHVVVDDLLLISNKSEVLKSAIDRYRDPAAKNLAANAEFAQCRSKQPAGALGWSWLNLAALRQDAHVQQALNKRSDNPLIELLLAGVIEAIKQAPYVTSSVSYDADTLRLRTELPRQASTTSASRAWFFARQADETALMPPGTIGAFTMFRDLAGLWLARDELFDETVVARFAQADTQFGLFFSGRDFGPEVLGELDAPVQLIVARQEYGADKPTPALKLPAFGLVFKLKHPDDFAPELLMAYQKIIGIVNITGAQQGKPQLLLSTEEYRGTTISKSAYLHNAKVAKDKAPVQYNFGPACARIDDHFVLGSTVGIVRQVVDALKPGGTAAALKDNTAFTIEAAPLAAILADNQELLITQNMLGQGHSRPEAETAVQALLDLLAQLDRFVLRMADDPDKLAIEAVLRLRGAGE